TCATTTCTTCATTTTATTCTAATATCCACACTCAAGAAAGAACACTATACATAAACATAATGGTTGAATAAATATATCGATttgtaattaaaaataaaattataatcAACTTGTAATCACCGTACTTTGTATGTTTTTCGTGGGTTCACAAATACTTGATTTTCTTTTGATTACATTACAATAAAACTACATATATGTCCTGCATAATgacatgaataaataaataaataaataaataacacaaaCAGCAAAAATATTGTTTACATGACACCCCTCCCCTCAAATTTTGATAAAGTAAAATGACACTGAATAAAATTTGAGTTTTCAGATGTGATTTGTTCCGTGCTTCTCAGTATTTGGTTAAATGAGAATAAACAaattatattatttttaaaacaagcatAAAATGTACATGGTTGTCAGTCAAAAAGCAATCACGCACTCTGCAACAAATGTATTAGGTACCCCTACTCTATAGGTTTACCTGAATGGTCAATATGCCTCTTACAGTGTGGTCCAGATTCTAAATCCTAATTGCAACAGTGCACAATTTGTGCATTTCACCTTATAATTGACTGTAAGCCTATTGGGTAGCTAAAGAGAATGTTAATACATAAATACCTAATAGCATGTTCACGGAATGTATTGGGCAAAATAACAGGGGATGTAAACTATGCAACAAACCAAACCTAGATTCAAATGTTTTGGCTTTCACTACACTGTGAGCCTCAGAGGtttcaattatttttattcatttgtctATGATGTCCATtaatatatttataattcaACTGCTTCTTCATAAAATATTCTTGTTCCTTTTTTGTGATTTGGCTGTGAAAATGTTTTAGAACTCAGAACTGTACTGAACAGACAAAAGAACTATTCAAAaacatttgaagaaacactAGAACAGAACAGTAATTTACATAAGAATATCAACCAAGCTCATCATTCTCATACTGTCTTTCTGGATAGGTTCAGTATATGCATGCTTATTTCCCCAAAAGTGAATAAAGGATACACATTCAACATATTGTCGGTTAATGATTGTAAATAGGCTTTCATACATGGTGGTCTTAAGTTAGCGGCAGGTATGAGGCCATATGAAGGGTGGGTGGCTATGGGTTAATAActgaaaaactaaaaaaaaaaaatgcagggAATCATTATTCTCCCTTGTAGATTTCTTGTAGATGTAAGGGTAGGTCAATGGGCAGTAGGTGCCATGTGGGCTTCTGGTGCCCCAGGGGTTGGGTTGAGGGGCTCTAGAGAAGAGAGAACAGTCATAGGGACCCAATCAAAAATGTTCTGGGTAGTCCCATGTGCTGTGGGTGCCATGTGTGTTCCTGGGGCCCCAGGGGTTGGGTCAAGGGGTGCAACAGTCATGGGAGCCAAAGCAAATGGATCAAATGGAAGTGGTGAATATATCTCAGTGTTGAAGTTTGTTGTGATGCAATCGTGAAGCATAGGTGAGGGTCAAATACCTGGGATGCAAAAGGAATGCAAAAGACAAGCAGATAGAAGGATACAAGAAGGAAATATGAGGGTTCagcacacacagatgagatgGAAGGACAAAAAATGAGGACAAAACCTACAACTATCCATGTAATAATATATCATGAATAATATATCAAACCATAAAATGGTTTAAAATTACAGCATCAAAGACAAAGGATAATTTGATATCTGATTCTCTCTTTCCTTATTTTCAGTCACTTGTTCTGCCTCAGCCCTCCTTACCCTGTGCCTTTTGGCCAGTAAGCGCACTAAGAGggagctgtttgggtttgggtttgtCAGTCATGAGAGAGTCAAGGTCCACCAATGAGGCTCCTTCCCCAAGAAAACTGGGTGGTTTATTGGAGTCTTCAGGGGGGACAGTTGAAGCAAGGTCACCtatggatgaattgattaaggtcaCATATATTTCAATGACCAGCATTTCATTAATTATAGATAATTAAATATATGGTGATAGTTTAAATGGGAGTGTCAGAAGAAGAAACCTGTTCCATTGGTCCTGCTATCTATAGGCGCTCCCCAGGAATCTGAACTTCCTCCATTGCCAAAGGGGTCTTCTGTTGCTGTAGTATTGGAGGGAGCTGATGGGGCACCCCAAGGGTCATTAGCAGAAAATGGTGAAGAACCTTAATGTACGAGAAAAATAGCAggtatgatggaggatcaataTCAGGGAAGAGGAAAAGGAATTTTTTTCATCCTTCAAATCCATCAAATGTTGCCATCACAAATTTGCAAAATCCAACTTAATGCTCCACACTGGCCTACATTATATATCAATGGCAATTTGCTTGTTATCAAACAAAAGGTTTAGCTGTGTGAGACGTGAGGTACAGTATGTGGTACATTCCAACCATGGTAACTGCAACAGTGCATATATATAAGTATAATTCAGGAATAATATGGGCAGCATAAATGTCTATTTCTTGAAAGAGCACCAGCCCTCTTTTTTTCCTCCCATGTTTCACATACCAGATATACCCCATGGATCGTTATTGGCTTTAGCCCTATCACCGAATGGATCAGTGGTGGTTGGGTCCATCTTTGCTGGGGCCGGTTCTGGCACCACCCCCCAAGGATCCGAGTTTGCAGGAACTGCCTCTTCTGCAGAATCTGCTGATGCCCCCCAGGGATCTGCCGTTGCCTTTTGGGAAGCTTCTGGTAAGTTGCTGGATGTGCCCCAGGGGTCTGTAGAAACTGGACCTTTGTCTTCTGTAGGCTGTGCAGAGTCACCCCATGGATCATTCTGGGCAGGTGGTGATTTTTTCTCAGCCTTAGTTTGATCACCCCATGGATCGCCAGAAGCAGCGACTGACTCTTTTATTCCATCCACCGACTCACCCCAAGGATCAGCAGAAACCAGACCTAAATCTTTGGAATCGCCTGATGCTGCCCCCCAGGGGTCATTGCTGGCACTGCCATTGTCTTTTTGTACACCAGAAGGAGCTCCCCAGGGGTCAGAACTGGATGACACAGCTGTGCCCGCTGCTTGCTCCCACAGGTCAGCTTCTGTGTCCCCTTCTTTTGCCTGACACAGATCCAAATGTTTcatactgcatgtgtgtgtatttatatgttAATACATATATGCATACGTTAACATATGGTAAAATCATCCCATAGTGATCCAAGGACCAACTCACCctcctctctgcctctttcCTTTCTTCTTCCAGTCGTCTTTGCTCCTCCTTCTTCTTTGCCATGGAAGCTGTTAGATCAGCTACAGAGGGAATGTTGTCCAAGGATGGTAACCCTGTATATGCAGGAACCTCAGCCTTTGCTTTCTCATTTGAGTCTGTTGAACCTGAAAAAAGGAAATGGTTTAATCAAAATAAACAGGTAAATGAAGCGTGAGCAGGTTTTGGGATGAAGACACTTCAGGTTAAGACATAGATACCTTGTTTGTTTATCCTTAATTTTAAAGTGTTATACATAAACAAAGACCCGATAATATAAAAACAAGACTCCAAAGGGTTGTCTTGTATTTGtcatgtttgatgcctggttaTTAAGAAAATCTTACCAGATGCCAACTTATCCTTTGTCTTCATAGCAAACTCCCTCTCTTCTTTACGTTTCTCCTCATCTTGTATAAGAACCATCACTATTTTGGCTTTCTCTCTGACATTCACACCCTTAAGGGATCAAGTAAAGACAGATTCCATCAGCAACTTCGGTCAgttatttaataataaaattatattCCTCTtccctttttaaaaaaaaaaagtttggttTTATCAAACCAAAATGTGACATGATACATGATTACTTTTTGAGTGTGATGTGACATGCAATAATATTACCTGAGGTCTAACTAAAGATCAAGTTTACAAGGTTTAGTGCAGGGGTATCCATGCTTTTTGCAGTGAGATTTGGTGAATTTAACCCCATTcaatggggggggggtccaTTCAGCCTGGCATTCCGTGAGGAGGggagtatagtatagtatacacTGCCATCTGCCACTATAGTACGTATAGTATAGTTtacactgccatcttctggcgaaatataaaatagctttttggagtctactgccatcttctggtgaaatataaaatgctgTTACGCTCACGTTCTGTACATTCTGAAATCCTGCACTTTTTTCCAGGCATTATTTCTGTGACTTTGATGAGGCATATCTAATACATCACCGTCTAAGAACGGTTAGCTGTGCTTGGCAACACGTTTAACGACTTCATAGCTTGCTGTTGTGGCATTTTCCTGCATTTGTTAGTACATAAAAAACCTGTTGATCTTGCAGGCTAGCTGCCATTTGCTAGACTTTCTGTGTTTGTTCGGGACTGGTGTACGATGTGTAGAACTGATGTTTGGTCTCATAATGCCGATGGACATTTATACTCTTTTCATCACAACTTCATTGCAAATCAAACAGGTACACTTTCCGTTGATTGCTATCCCACCATGTTTgaaatcttaaaaaaaaaagtgaagtgaaatatttgtcaattgtgatttttcaccgcaatcaaaatttgtcctccatatttacccatctgtgcagttagaacacacacacacacacacaaacactagtgattactagggggctgtggatcacacgtgcccagagcggtgggcagccctagcccggtgcccggggagcagttggggttaggtgccttgctcaagggcagctcagtcatggcctcagggcTGGGAATCTAACCCACAATAATGTGATTACATTATGAACTTACTTGGTCTTTGCCGTCTTTGTCTGTGAAGCGATACTCTAGTAGAGGTTTGATAATATGAATGTTTTCTTGACTCTGCTTCGGAATACGGTCAGAACCAGTTTTTAGTAGATACTCCAGCAGAGTTAAAGactaagagagacagagagtaaaAATAATAAGCAAGACaaggaaaaacatttttttttacatttaaaaactgAAAAGTACTAAAACTACTCTTCAAAATTGTAGCattttttattgtaaatgtgtaaatgtgctgtatttttgtcaattgtgatttttacaccgcaatcgaaatttgtcctccgcttttaacccatctgtgcagttagaacacacacacacacactagtgattactagggggctgtggatcacacgtgcccagagcggtgggcagccctagcccggcgcccggggagcagttggggttaggtgccttgctcaagggcacctcagtcatggcctcaggtctgggaatcgaacccacgaccctccggtcacaagaccagttccctaccaccaggccatgactgccccatacaTAGTGTACATAATGTTCTCCACCAAGCATTATACCAACCATATGTAATCATTTTCCAACAACAGAAAGTGCTAGAATTAGAGCTGTCGATcgataaaacaacaaaaaaactccCCAAAAACCAAATTAATCGCATGATTTGTTGTGCTTAATCGTGATTAATTGCATTTTTCCTTCTTAAGACTGATGTTTTTGGTAATagatatttaaatgtaaaataaaagaaTCAATATAAGATCAACACAATGTAATTATATTCATATAATGTGTTTGTTTAATTGAATCTTTTTTCAACTTTTAACACAGATTATCTCTTGTGAATTACTTCTGTGATAATTACATTCTGCTTTGCACACTGTgcaaattactttttttttcagCAAAGATCCATCAGGTGACTTTTTAAAGGAAAACGTTCCACCTAAAACTCCATCCTTGTCTTTATCCATCTTTACCCAGGATAGTCTGGTTTGGCGGTAAGCCTCATAGGTCACAGATCAGCTTTCCACAGGAAGTAAATGCCCAGCTGTGTTAATCGcgataatgttttttttatatatattaaaaatatatatttcaaattAATAGCTACAATTAACGCGTTTATATTGACAGTTTGCCATCTTGGGCCATAGCTGGCCTATTAAATCATACATAATCTGTGTAAATTATACATATACTTAAAATGTTTGCAATATTAATTCTATGAGCTATAGTATGTACAAAAAAGACATTTGAATGAAACATTTCAGTaggaaaacaaataaaacatcaaAACTGGACATTTTGGCTCCTCCCCTCCTTTCTTCTCGACCCAACggcctgcccacacacaccttgtAGACATGCCTCCAGTTCTTGTCATCATTGAGACGCTTCCATAACATGCTCATAATTTCGCCACAGGCCACTACGTTGTAAGTCAGGTCTGAGATGTCTGCCATCTGAGAGCTGGATGGCCCCCAGGGGTCATTGGAGGTGGCCTCCCTCACCtaagaagagcagagagaaacagatgCATGACTAATGTCATTATGTTGTGGATATCACTCATTAATTCCCTGTGGATAACCTTACAGCATATTTGACATAATATGGCTCAAGTACATGACATACAAAAgggaaaaaattaataaatatgggGAAGTGCTGGAAAAATGAATGAActattaaaaaacacaaaataatgGAAGCTATGCAGAATGGGGTTTTGAGAGGAGTGACTGAAAAAAAGGTCTTCTTACCTTGACCTCAGCCTCTGAGAAATTCTGCACCAGGTTCTTCAGTGTTCTACGTATCATTGACTGTGTCATTGTGTTGGGTGTGTTGCTCACAAATTACTGATCAGAGAAGGCAAAGGTGATATAAGAGGATAGAGTGACAAATCAAAAGAAAAATACAGGCTGATTTAGCACCAAGCATAACAGAacagaatgtgtgtatgtatacacgTTTGAATTAAACAACAACTAATAAATATCATTCATATTCCTAAACCGTAGTTCTTGCCTTTACCTTTTAAATGAGTCTGtaattattactattactggGAGATGATTATTGCTGAATGTTCCTTTTTAACAGGATGTTCAATCCATGTGCCTTTCCTTAGGATAACATCTGGTCTTTACAACAGAGGGCTGAAATTAGGTCCTGCTAATGCGATAAATTATTTTAGCATGCCTACCTTCAACATGGAATCATGTAGGCTAGTCAGTGGGTAGATCATTTATGCAGATTAGGTCACGAGTAGATATATCCTAATCGTGCAACTTGATCGTTTATTGGGCAGCAATGTTTATAACATAAACGGTGTGTTTTTCAATATTGGCCAAAATAGACTGGTTTTCTCAAGGTGTAGAATCACAGATGCCTTTATAATAAACTGTCGCGTTATCAACGTATCACTGATTATCAGGGAGCTGTGAGGACAGTGTATCACGGTAGCTTATACTACAGGTTTAACGTTTGCCTGTGGACATGGATAGACAGAGGTCAACTGTTtaacactgatactgtagcccTTTTATTTACTGTCGTGGGATGCAAATGTTTAATGCCGCATCACATCTTGCGCCGATAGTATTTGACAGGCAGGACGGCTGTACCATGGTTGGCTACGCAAGCTCACGAAACAGCCAAGTCGCTAGTTTACATATAGACGAGAAAACACAGATGACCTGGAATAGTGTAACATTTAGAAAATTCCCTGCATCTCTTGTGTTTGATGATTTCACAGCATTTCGTAGAATACAACATGACATTAAAGCAAACGTTCCACATACCTACCTTGGAGAGGTAAGACGAGCAGCGGGGGATGCAATAAATGTGCTTTTTCCCATACGGGCGGAAATTTCCGCTTCCGTTGCTAGCTACCTGTCAAAAACTCGCGCATGCGCCCTGACGGCATATGGTAGTAAGACAGCAGTCAAAGATTTCACTGAAAGCTATAGATAACATTTAAGCCATAATACTAAAACATAATTGTGATTTGTTATTACACAGACTCACACTGTAAATGTAAAGCGGACTACTATTAATTTAATGTTTAAACAATATTGCGACCGTCGATTCCTACGTCATGCAACAGAAGGACCACTATCTTCTCCGTCCATGGTCTTCCACATGGAGGAACACGTGTTAATTCCTAACCGAGCTCCGAGGACTTGAGTAGTTAGCTGTCGTAAACGTCACCGACGTCTTTGACTGTTATCCCACAAAACCAAATCGGATGAAGCCTGGTAAATGGCTCACTGCGATAAATAAGAATTCTTTCAAGATGACGACTGAGGGGGAATACGAATCAATTCTCTGTGTTAAACCAGATATCAATGTTTACCGCATCCCACCTCGGGCAACGAATCGTGGATACAGGTAGGCTAAATCATGAGATGTGCAGGCCTCATCCAACGACAGGTGTCTGCATTAGGATGCCGAAAATGGTGGCAATAGCTTAAGCACTTTTCTTCCCACTCTGTGTATTGGGCTACTTGCCAGTGTTCGTGGAGCAAGCATTacgaaaaaattatttttgaatgAGCAGCATTTAGGCTATAACCTTTTAGCTAAGCTATCAAATGGGTTTTCTGTTTGTTGATGTCGGGAACAGTGTATTGGAGAAAGAAACTGGATTATTACCCAGCtagcaaaaaagcccaaaaggtcctttagacctaaaagaaaaaataagctgtttcagtggaaaaaaaatgcataaatatataaatgtgcaaataaattgtattggcaaaattatttagatcagggatgtcaaagtcaaatacaccgagggccaaaaaaaaccaaatttactacaagccgagggccggactggttcaatgtttattaaaacatattgaaatgattgcacatggcatattgaaccaagacctaacacagtgtttattatttaatgtttaaatgaataaagcaatactttcttatggatctgtcagtaatttcaagtgaaacatttttcaacaagcaaacagataaaaacaaacttccttcaaagaaaacatgtcctgtacattaaatgaataaagtaataaaggtttgaaaagtgctggaatttaggctaaagtacttgaaaatgcttgaaattgtaactacttagtttcacaacaaatagctgtctgactgaacagttctcttgtattacgttaacaaatacgagcctcttgtaattccaggacgaaacatgagagaacgtgaagacgttaagattgggtgttttgaattaaatatcatccagggggccatagataatcaattccagatccggcccgcgggccttgactttgacacatgtgATTTAGATaatagaactaaatcacatgttgagattagctttgtgtgtgtttgtgtggtcttagtgaaataaaaggttaatttctggtcaggcagtacactttttgttatgagatatAATTTCCTCATTTTATTTACCACATTGATAttaatcatacaagacccattacttgtattatattatGTATTTGCATAATAGGACTGCAGCacaagtttttatgatttcttatgtttttGCGTACCGTAGCACCCCTGAAAGGCCAATTTGATCCAAATATTGAGCACTTACATGCAAGTATTGAAGAGTTACACAGCATTGTGCATTAAATGTCCCAAGGAATGTCCAGAGTACCACATTCTTGTCCAAATATGGCACACCCTGATCCAAGACATTGACCCATCATCAAAAGCatgctctatatatatatatatatatatatatatatatatatatatatatatatatatatatatatatatatatatatacacatacacatacatatatatacatacatataacaCAATAACAATGTTGGACatcttacagaaagaccagaaaattccaaatgaaGTTAAATTAATGTTATATTAACCATGCTAGCTAAGACTCTACATGATGCAGAGGAAGTACTACAGTACAGTCCTTAAATGCTCTAATACTGTTTATCATTTAATATTCAGGTGATATATAGCTAGTATGAATTCTCGTATGCACAATTATTTATTTGTACTCACAAACAAGTATATTGTAGAGCTTCATAGCTGTTGTTCATGCTAACTTCTGGGTCAATGCTGTACCAAAACAACTCGACCTAAACTCTAGCCAAAATAAGCCTTTTcttttctgtgatgttcaaaagtataTACAATCAAATGATCAACTAACAAAAGAATACTGCTTCAGTTTCCCCAAACAGAGTTAATTGCGTGTGTTCTGGAGAGCGTAGCTTATCTTGGCTTAGCCtagcttaggttagcatgtTTACAACCCAACTGGCTTGTTGTTTTGCGCTTGTCCTTGTCAAAGACAAACATTCACGAATCATGGCAAGTGAGGTGTTAACCTTTTCAGCTTCAAGTGATCCACCTCAAATTGCAGCATGCCAAACCGAAGACCAGACCACTGCCTTAAGTAAATTGGAGGAAGCTAATTAACCCAGTTGTCAAGGAGCCTTGCAAAATTAGCCTTGCAAACCGTTTTGAGGCAAAACGAAGCCTATGGCCAATACAGAACCGACTGATCTGGAAGTCAAGACGGTGATCCACGCATTGAAGCGTGGAATTGACGGTTACTGCTAGgattgcaacggtatgagattttcacggtatgataaccgtctcagaaaataccgcagTATCActgttatcacggtatcacagtttgttacatatattattaaaaggtacactgacccttaaagaaattacaacagaagtttttttttgttcaatgaactatttattgtagaaacctggaactattgtatacaaaatgtctccttttaaaaaaaaaaaaaaaaaactgtacacgtgtttatataaatactacAAAACCTacagaaacctaaatcatggatttcagtacaattaatTATGTttcaattatttaatatctgataaactgagcctgggtcagtgtctgatcaacaactgttgtaaacatccattttactgccaagttggaatataaccagacactgcagaaagagagcatttatttctgacatgatcctcacaatagagatttctattttaaggctttcacaccgagtctggtttgaacatatgaaaaacaggcacatCAGAATTTAAAAATGAATGCATGTAAATtgatggcgtctttcacatccagtgaaagcaaggaaagctaggtttatactttcgcgagtgaccatagcgcgcaactccgcgaacggcggaagcgtttatacgtccgaaacgatatgtggtagtataaagaaacacccctcaaaaacggggaaggaacatttacctgacaaattttaatgttgctttgtgtttcaggtttgaaaagtgctggaatttaggctaaagtacttgaaaatacttgaaactgaaactacttcgtttcacaacaaatatctatctgactgaacagttcaaaGCGGTAGTGCTAAGCGgtgtgaaggaaatattgattatattcatgtgtgattcatgttaatcatgtctatgcagacactatagcatGTGCCATCAGTTCCACCACAGCGGGAAGACCAcaagcaaccgcggacaatctctaatagt
This Brachyhypopomus gauderio isolate BG-103 chromosome 6, BGAUD_0.2, whole genome shotgun sequence DNA region includes the following protein-coding sequences:
- the epn1b gene encoding uncharacterized protein epn1b isoform X2, translated to MTQSMIRRTLKNLVQNFSEAEVKVREATSNDPWGPSSSQMADISDLTYNVVACGEIMSMLWKRLNDDKNWRHVYKSLTLLEYLLKTGSDRIPKQSQENIHIIKPLLEYRFTDKDGKDQGVNVREKAKIVMVLIQDEEKRKEEREFAMKTKDKLASGSTDSNEKAKAEVPAYTGLPSLDNIPSVADLTASMAKKKEEQRRLEEERKEAERRAKEGDTEADLWEQAAGTAVSSSSDPWGAPSGVQKDNGSASNDPWGAASGDSKDLGLVSADPWGESVDGIKESVAASGDPWGDQTKAEKKSPPAQNDPWGDSAQPTEDKGPVSTDPWGTSSNLPEASQKATADPWGASADSAEEAVPANSDPWGVVPEPAPAKMDPTTTDPFGDRAKANNDPWGISGSSPFSANDPWGAPSAPSNTTATEDPFGNGGSSDSWGAPIDSRTNGTGDLASTVPPEDSNKPPSFLGEGASLVDLDSLMTDKPKPKQLPLSALTGQKAQGI
- the epn1b gene encoding uncharacterized protein epn1b isoform X1, with product MTQSMIRRTLKNLVQNFSEAEVKVREATSNDPWGPSSSQMADISDLTYNVVACGEIMSMLWKRLNDDKNWRHVYKSLTLLEYLLKTGSDRIPKQSQENIHIIKPLLEYRFTDKDGKDQGVNVREKAKIVMVLIQDEEKRKEEREFAMKTKDKLASGSTDSNEKAKAEVPAYTGLPSLDNIPSVADLTASMAKKKEEQRRLEEERKEAERRAKEGDTEADLWEQAAGTAVSSSSDPWGAPSGVQKDNGSASNDPWGAASGDSKDLGLVSADPWGESVDGIKESVAASGDPWGDQTKAEKKSPPAQNDPWGDSAQPTEDKGPVSTDPWGTSSNLPEASQKATADPWGASADSAEEAVPANSDPWGVVPEPAPAKMDPTTTDPFGDRAKANNDPWGISGSSPFSANDPWGAPSAPSNTTATEDPFGNGGSSDSWGAPIDSRTNGTGDLASTVPPEDSNKPPSFLGEGASLVDLDSLMTDKPKPKQLPLSALTGQKAQGKEG